A genomic region of Chlorobaculum parvum NCIB 8327 contains the following coding sequences:
- a CDS encoding ABC transporter permease yields the protein MKDRIQKIKASLAVVGYLLQKEFLQIFRNKGMLPIMFVMPFIQLIILSNAATFDVPEVPFHLQDFDRTALSDRLVKRFTSTGYFKMTGESFRQGNAIGVLTGNRADMVLTIPKDFEQEMMTTGHAQVQLLIDAEDGFTAGVIQGYANDIVVAFNRDLPELLPQLAGTQTVLPVIDIRPRGWYNPELAYIDYMVPGVLVVLVTLIGLFLSGMNVVREKEIGTIDQINVTPIRRWQFITGKLLPFWIIGLGELTVGLVIARVLFHVPMLGHYYVIYLVAAIYLLVVLGMGLLISTVTESQQQAMFIAWFFIVIFVLLSGLFTPIQSMPHWAQNLTLANPVRHFVDIMRRAMLKGSNLGDIAKPFGILGAEAVVMLALAVNRYRKTSE from the coding sequence ATGAAGGATCGTATCCAAAAGATAAAAGCATCACTCGCCGTCGTCGGCTATCTCCTGCAAAAGGAGTTTTTGCAGATTTTCCGCAACAAGGGGATGCTGCCGATCATGTTCGTCATGCCCTTCATCCAGCTCATCATCCTCTCCAACGCGGCCACCTTCGACGTGCCTGAAGTGCCGTTCCATTTACAGGATTTCGACCGCACGGCGCTATCGGATCGGCTCGTCAAGCGTTTCACCTCAACGGGTTATTTCAAGATGACAGGGGAGTCGTTCCGGCAGGGGAACGCCATCGGCGTGCTCACCGGTAACCGGGCGGACATGGTGCTGACGATTCCGAAGGATTTCGAGCAGGAGATGATGACCACCGGCCACGCGCAGGTTCAGCTCCTGATCGACGCCGAGGACGGCTTCACTGCGGGCGTGATTCAGGGCTACGCCAACGACATCGTGGTCGCCTTCAACCGCGACCTGCCGGAGCTGCTGCCGCAACTCGCCGGAACGCAGACCGTGCTGCCGGTGATCGATATCCGGCCCAGAGGCTGGTACAATCCGGAGCTGGCCTACATCGACTACATGGTGCCGGGCGTGCTGGTGGTGCTGGTGACGCTGATCGGGCTGTTCCTGTCGGGCATGAACGTCGTGCGGGAAAAGGAGATCGGCACCATCGACCAGATCAACGTCACGCCGATCAGGCGCTGGCAGTTCATCACCGGCAAGCTGCTGCCGTTCTGGATCATCGGCCTCGGCGAGCTGACCGTTGGCCTCGTCATTGCCCGCGTCCTGTTCCACGTGCCAATGCTTGGGCATTATTACGTGATCTACCTCGTCGCGGCGATCTACCTGCTCGTGGTGCTCGGCATGGGGCTGTTGATTTCAACCGTCACCGAAAGCCAGCAGCAGGCGATGTTCATCGCCTGGTTTTTCATCGTGATTTTCGTCTTGCTCAGCGGCCTCTTCACGCCGATCCAGAGCATGCCTCACTGGGCCCAGAACCTCACCCTCGCCAACCCCGTCCGCCATTTCGTTGACATCATGCGAAGGGCAATGCTGAAAGGGTCGAATCTTGGCGATATTGCAAAGCCATTCGGAATTCTCGGAGCGGAGGCTGTGGTGATGCTGGCGCTGGCGGTGAACCGGTATCGGAAGACTTCGGAGTGA
- a CDS encoding nSTAND3 domain-containing NTPase produces the protein MFEVGEKKMYDFKTLSAYDFELLVRDLLQKKLGIVLESFKSGRDGGVDLRYAPSADDSLVVQCKHYAETGYSGLLFALKKENSKVNRLAPNRYCIATSVPLSPANKQEIRAIFEPHCKIDEDILGLEDLNNLLTLYPDIERNHYKLWLTSTTVLERIVHSDVYNQTVLLVESIQRKARLYVQNSSFFDALKLLRSYKYCIISGNPGIGKTFLAEMLLLEHICQGFEPVVVRSHISEAFKLLKANTKQVFYYDDFLGQTGWEDKLEKNEEQSILDFVAYVRNHEHAVFILTTREYILQQARTVYEKLHAADFDHAKCIIELGSYTRRNKAHILLNHVFFSDLTPEHKNALVRKKSLLAIVDHRNYSPRIVEWMSGVQNIRDCTPAEYPNVFISTLNDPENLWRHAYRNHLSPAARSMLLVLYSFQGSVDLEDLREAFEAFRRLEAQQLSAMRAANEFTTVLDELEGSLIRCERNAYSVAVAFHDPSVRDFLEKHMSINSDQALILCDSLVFYDQFRGVFTPHATLYQRNPTRIGEGLEQSAILSAALRTVTRAAKKPILRINWDGAARVSNLICTSLEQNIVHAIRMSNDLPSLERASFIVQVLMHEEKRIITGNVNLSDLPQVISAAKSVPEISDACERLIELATRLYENTDDYEELKQYIALKDFVEAAPNAIEDDKIQVVRTRLIEEGYDIFYFDISRADDENELDELDNTAAAFELTFDVSLDSIHERIEEAKEELLTRIEEPPNDWLDDEPRQTRDADDTEIVEMFGCLSE, from the coding sequence ATGTTCGAGGTAGGAGAAAAAAAGATGTACGATTTCAAGACATTGTCTGCCTACGACTTTGAGTTGCTTGTTCGTGATCTTTTGCAAAAGAAACTTGGTATAGTACTCGAAAGCTTTAAGTCTGGGAGAGACGGTGGCGTTGATTTGCGCTATGCGCCCTCAGCTGATGATTCACTTGTAGTGCAATGCAAGCACTATGCAGAAACGGGATACTCCGGACTACTATTTGCCCTAAAAAAAGAGAATTCAAAGGTTAACCGACTTGCCCCCAATCGGTACTGTATTGCAACATCAGTTCCGCTCTCACCTGCTAACAAGCAAGAAATTCGCGCAATATTCGAACCACACTGCAAAATCGACGAAGACATCTTGGGGCTTGAGGATCTTAACAACTTGCTCACTCTTTACCCGGACATTGAGCGAAACCATTACAAGCTGTGGCTGACCAGCACGACAGTTTTAGAGCGGATCGTTCACAGTGATGTATATAATCAAACAGTGTTACTCGTTGAGTCAATACAGCGAAAAGCTCGGCTCTATGTTCAAAACAGTAGCTTTTTTGATGCCCTTAAACTGCTAAGAAGCTACAAGTATTGCATAATCTCAGGAAATCCCGGCATAGGAAAGACATTTTTAGCTGAAATGTTACTCCTTGAACATATTTGCCAAGGTTTTGAGCCGGTTGTTGTAAGAAGCCATATTTCTGAGGCCTTTAAATTACTCAAGGCCAACACGAAACAGGTCTTCTATTATGATGATTTCCTTGGTCAGACGGGATGGGAGGATAAGCTTGAGAAGAATGAAGAGCAGAGCATTTTAGATTTCGTTGCCTACGTTAGAAATCATGAGCACGCGGTTTTTATTTTAACGACTCGGGAGTATATTTTACAGCAGGCTCGAACTGTATACGAGAAACTTCATGCTGCGGATTTTGATCATGCTAAGTGCATCATTGAACTTGGATCCTACACTCGCCGAAACAAGGCTCATATCCTCTTGAATCATGTGTTCTTTTCGGACTTGACGCCAGAGCATAAAAATGCGTTAGTACGAAAGAAGAGTCTATTGGCCATTGTTGATCACAGAAATTACTCGCCTCGAATAGTGGAATGGATGTCTGGAGTCCAGAACATCCGAGACTGCACTCCGGCTGAATATCCAAATGTCTTCATAAGCACACTAAATGACCCAGAGAATCTCTGGCGGCATGCCTACCGAAACCACCTTTCTCCAGCTGCACGCAGCATGCTACTTGTACTATACTCCTTCCAAGGGTCAGTTGACTTGGAGGATTTACGGGAAGCATTTGAAGCATTCAGGCGACTGGAAGCTCAGCAACTTAGCGCGATGCGTGCTGCTAACGAGTTCACTACTGTACTTGATGAGCTAGAAGGATCATTAATTCGATGTGAACGTAATGCCTATAGTGTTGCTGTAGCTTTTCATGATCCATCAGTGCGTGACTTTCTTGAGAAGCATATGTCGATTAACTCTGATCAAGCTCTGATACTATGTGATAGTCTTGTTTTCTATGATCAATTCCGGGGAGTATTCACCCCACATGCGACACTATATCAACGAAATCCTACGCGAATTGGTGAAGGATTAGAACAGAGCGCAATTTTATCGGCAGCGCTTCGTACAGTAACGCGTGCGGCTAAAAAACCTATTTTACGCATCAATTGGGATGGAGCTGCAAGAGTCTCTAATTTAATCTGTACAAGCTTAGAGCAAAATATCGTTCATGCGATACGCATGTCAAATGATCTACCAAGCTTAGAGCGCGCTTCTTTCATAGTTCAAGTGCTGATGCACGAAGAAAAGAGAATAATAACGGGAAATGTTAATCTTTCTGATTTACCTCAAGTTATTTCAGCTGCTAAGTCAGTCCCTGAAATTTCTGATGCTTGTGAGCGATTGATTGAGTTGGCCACTCGACTCTATGAAAATACCGATGACTACGAGGAGCTTAAACAATATATAGCTCTTAAGGACTTCGTTGAGGCGGCGCCTAATGCAATTGAAGACGACAAAATTCAGGTGGTTAGAACACGTCTTATAGAGGAAGGATACGACATCTTTTATTTTGATATTAGCCGAGCTGATGACGAAAATGAACTGGATGAACTTGACAATACAGCAGCTGCTTTTGAACTGACTTTTGATGTGTCTTTGGACAGCATTCATGAGCGAATTGAAGAGGCCAAAGAGGAATTACTAACACGCATTGAGGAACCTCCTAACGACTGGCTTGACGATGAACCAAGGCAAACGCGAGACGCTGATGACACCGAAATAGTAGAGATGTTCGGATGCTTGTCGGAATGA
- a CDS encoding phosphatidylglycerol lysyltransferase domain-containing protein, which produces MGMSLPSSWLSIDGSEPQYHEVKLPISRHTWLPFADVPHSYDHVALYNDLKNAYPEGFVIRGCPPEISQLFHALRHDTCRTGVDAVIDLSDRSHFDGKKVLAALKRGWRHGSVEEIPLNKDHADRLQLLISESSHAGKPPLKHLFRNDPLNASRCFVFRSFSGHWLACLTLTRQTENAYRTELMIRNRHAPGDIMECLIADAAEILRSEGAAELSLGEVPFMLHEDDNRPLSIIERLLFSAAPLFRHAYDYHGLYHFKNKFRPVWRTMRLCAGPGVWLSPSLLVELAHSMGFIDLLTDRTLFHWLEPSS; this is translated from the coding sequence ATGGGTATGTCACTTCCTTCGAGCTGGCTCAGTATTGATGGCTCCGAACCACAGTACCATGAAGTTAAACTTCCCATATCCCGTCATACATGGCTTCCGTTTGCGGACGTCCCGCACTCTTACGATCATGTTGCCCTTTATAACGACCTGAAAAACGCATACCCCGAGGGTTTTGTCATCCGTGGGTGTCCTCCTGAGATCAGCCAACTCTTTCATGCATTGCGGCACGACACCTGCCGCACAGGAGTCGATGCCGTCATCGACCTGTCCGACCGTTCCCACTTCGATGGGAAAAAGGTTCTGGCTGCACTCAAGCGCGGATGGCGTCACGGATCGGTTGAAGAGATTCCTCTGAACAAAGATCACGCCGATCGGCTTCAGCTTCTCATATCCGAATCATCGCATGCCGGAAAACCGCCATTGAAACATCTGTTCCGGAACGATCCTCTGAATGCCTCCAGATGCTTTGTTTTTCGCTCATTTTCCGGGCACTGGCTGGCCTGCCTGACGCTGACCAGACAGACAGAAAATGCTTACCGTACTGAATTGATGATTCGCAACCGACATGCTCCTGGAGACATCATGGAGTGTCTGATTGCCGATGCGGCAGAAATACTTCGATCAGAAGGCGCAGCCGAATTAAGTCTGGGCGAAGTGCCGTTTATGCTTCATGAAGACGATAACAGGCCGTTAAGCATCATAGAACGATTGCTGTTTTCCGCAGCACCTTTGTTCAGGCACGCCTATGATTACCACGGGCTGTACCATTTCAAGAACAAGTTCCGTCCAGTCTGGCGCACCATGCGGCTCTGCGCTGGACCCGGCGTCTGGTTGTCGCCATCTCTCCTCGTTGAACTTGCTCATTCGATGGGGTTTATCGATTTACTGACTGACCGGACACTTTTTCACTGGCTTGAACCCTCCAGTTAA
- a CDS encoding tetrathionate reductase family octaheme c-type cytochrome: MKLSLIGRFVPVMITSLLFSTPLPAVEFHQHLDSLSLSTADHTKFKQLQKDFKSGPEVTKACLECHTEAAKQVHRTKHWTWEVPMKDGKMLGKRHVVNNFCISVEGNEPRCTSCHVGYGWKDNSFDFASQEQVDCLVCHDGTATYKKLPPGAGHPAYKETKVEGKVWPKVDLAYVAQHIQNPDRHNCGQCHFEGGGADAVKHGDLDNSMVHPSESLDVHMASGKDQLNMTCIDCHKTTGHQVPGSRYTPHASDAHGFDYPLPDDFPATCSSCHGLEPHKKNKKLNDHIARVACQTCHIPYIAKERATKMWWDWSKAGIKDKEGKEITKKDSTGMPSYVTKKGEFKWAKNVAPEYRWFNGNMNQITFMNTIDDKKVVQINHPDGSCADSRSRIWPFKVHRGKQPYDAELKRFVKPKLFGPKGSGAYWSDFDWGKSIEVGMKNAGMDYSGKYGFVETEMYWPINHMVAPKEDALACAECHARHGRLDQLCGIYMPGRDANPVVEIIGLIVIVGSVVGVSVHSVMRYISNRNIGKGGHE, from the coding sequence ATGAAACTCTCGCTGATAGGCCGGTTTGTGCCGGTTATGATTACTTCCCTTCTCTTCAGCACGCCGCTTCCAGCTGTTGAGTTCCATCAGCATCTCGATTCTCTGTCGCTTTCCACGGCAGACCACACCAAATTCAAGCAGTTGCAGAAGGACTTTAAAAGCGGTCCCGAAGTGACCAAAGCGTGCCTTGAGTGCCATACTGAGGCCGCAAAGCAGGTGCACCGCACCAAGCACTGGACGTGGGAGGTGCCGATGAAGGATGGCAAGATGCTCGGAAAGCGTCATGTAGTCAACAACTTCTGCATCTCTGTCGAGGGCAACGAGCCTCGCTGCACCTCCTGCCACGTCGGCTACGGTTGGAAGGACAACAGCTTCGATTTCGCCAGCCAGGAGCAGGTCGACTGCCTGGTCTGCCACGACGGTACGGCAACCTACAAAAAACTGCCGCCCGGTGCTGGCCATCCGGCTTATAAGGAGACCAAGGTCGAAGGCAAGGTCTGGCCGAAGGTTGATCTTGCTTATGTTGCGCAGCACATCCAGAACCCCGATCGCCACAACTGCGGACAGTGCCATTTCGAAGGCGGCGGTGCGGATGCGGTCAAGCACGGCGACTTGGACAATTCGATGGTGCACCCGTCCGAGTCACTCGACGTGCACATGGCTTCCGGCAAAGATCAGCTCAACATGACCTGCATCGACTGCCACAAGACCACCGGCCACCAGGTGCCGGGCAGCCGCTACACGCCTCATGCAAGCGACGCGCACGGTTTCGACTATCCCCTGCCGGACGACTTCCCCGCCACGTGCAGTTCGTGCCACGGTCTGGAGCCGCACAAGAAAAACAAAAAGCTGAACGACCACATCGCGCGCGTCGCCTGCCAGACCTGCCATATTCCGTATATCGCCAAGGAGCGGGCTACCAAGATGTGGTGGGACTGGTCGAAGGCAGGAATAAAAGACAAGGAGGGCAAAGAAATCACCAAAAAGGATTCGACGGGAATGCCCTCATACGTCACCAAAAAGGGTGAATTCAAATGGGCTAAAAACGTCGCACCCGAGTATCGCTGGTTCAACGGCAACATGAACCAGATAACCTTCATGAACACCATCGACGACAAAAAGGTCGTCCAAATCAACCACCCGGACGGCAGTTGCGCGGACAGCAGGTCGAGAATCTGGCCCTTCAAAGTACATCGTGGCAAACAGCCATACGACGCCGAGCTGAAGCGATTTGTCAAACCGAAACTCTTCGGCCCAAAAGGCTCGGGAGCCTACTGGTCGGACTTCGACTGGGGCAAGTCCATCGAGGTTGGCATGAAGAATGCCGGGATGGACTACAGCGGCAAATACGGCTTTGTTGAGACCGAAATGTACTGGCCGATCAACCACATGGTTGCCCCCAAAGAGGATGCGCTCGCCTGTGCGGAATGTCACGCCCGACACGGCCGTCTCGATCAGCTCTGCGGAATCTATATGCCTGGACGCGACGCCAATCCCGTTGTGGAGATTATAGGTCTCATCGTTATTGTGGGATCGGTTGTCGGCGTTTCAGTGCATAGCGTCATGCGGTATATCAGCAACCGGAATATCGGAAAAGGAGGACACGAATGA
- a CDS encoding cytochrome b/b6 domain-containing protein, with product MRRVYLYARFQRFWHWMQAIIILGLLFTGLEVHGLFLGIDYELACKLHNALAFGLLGFIFLAFFWYITTGDFRQYLTEGNLLEKIMMQVRYYMIGIFKNEPHPFKKNEISRLNPLQRITYLLLTLIGLPMQIIVGFVYYYFNELVAMGMPANWLGPIAWLHTLLAYLLIGFVVMHIYMTTTGHTLTSNIKAMVTGWEEVEE from the coding sequence ATGAGAAGGGTCTATCTCTACGCACGCTTCCAACGCTTCTGGCACTGGATGCAGGCCATCATCATCCTCGGACTCCTGTTTACCGGTCTGGAGGTGCATGGCCTGTTCCTCGGGATCGATTACGAATTGGCCTGCAAGCTGCACAACGCTCTGGCGTTCGGTCTGCTTGGTTTCATTTTCCTCGCCTTCTTCTGGTATATCACCACTGGTGACTTCCGTCAGTACCTTACCGAAGGCAACCTGCTCGAAAAGATCATGATGCAGGTGCGCTACTACATGATCGGGATTTTCAAGAACGAGCCCCACCCGTTCAAGAAAAACGAGATTTCGCGTCTCAACCCGTTGCAGCGCATCACCTACCTGCTGCTGACGCTCATCGGTTTACCGATGCAGATCATCGTCGGGTTTGTCTACTACTACTTCAATGAACTGGTCGCCATGGGTATGCCTGCGAACTGGCTCGGCCCCATCGCCTGGCTGCACACGCTTCTGGCTTACCTGCTGATCGGGTTCGTGGTGATGCACATTTACATGACCACCACCGGCCACACGCTGACCTCTAACATCAAGGCCATGGTCACCGGCTGGGAAGAGGTTGAAGAGTAG
- a CDS encoding ADP-polyphosphate phosphotransferase, which yields MKFDLKQFRYDGSGKLRLDKRPTRIKPVYDSKDEYKEMLADHVDQLSGIQNILYADNRYALLLIFQAMDAAGKDSVIKHVMSGVNPQGCQVHSFKHPSIMELEHDFLWRTNCGLPERGRIGIFNRSYYEEVLIVRVHPEILKSQNIPDELTNHGKVWEHRYRSIVNQEQHLHLNGTRILKFYLHLSKEEQRLRFLERIDNPEKNWKFSVADLEERKFWDQYMEAYEACIEGTSTKDAPWYIIPADDKKNARLFVSSIVLETLEGLKLTYPETSPERHKELLDIRKRLENPENGK from the coding sequence ATGAAGTTCGATCTCAAGCAGTTCAGATATGACGGAAGCGGGAAACTCCGTCTCGACAAACGCCCGACCCGCATCAAGCCGGTCTATGACTCGAAAGATGAGTACAAGGAGATGCTTGCCGATCACGTCGATCAGTTGAGCGGCATTCAGAACATTCTCTACGCCGACAATCGCTACGCCTTGCTGCTGATTTTTCAGGCTATGGACGCAGCGGGTAAGGATAGCGTCATCAAGCATGTGATGTCGGGCGTGAATCCACAGGGGTGCCAGGTGCACAGCTTCAAGCATCCGTCGATCATGGAGCTTGAACACGATTTTCTCTGGCGCACCAATTGCGGGCTTCCCGAACGTGGACGCATCGGCATTTTTAACCGCTCCTATTACGAAGAGGTGCTGATCGTGCGGGTGCATCCCGAAATTCTCAAAAGCCAGAACATCCCTGATGAACTGACCAACCATGGCAAGGTTTGGGAACATCGCTATCGATCGATTGTCAATCAGGAGCAACATCTGCATTTGAACGGCACCCGTATCCTCAAATTCTATCTGCACTTGTCGAAAGAGGAGCAGCGCCTGCGTTTTCTTGAACGGATCGATAATCCCGAGAAGAACTGGAAGTTCAGCGTGGCCGATCTCGAAGAACGGAAGTTCTGGGATCAGTACATGGAGGCCTACGAAGCCTGCATCGAGGGCACCAGCACCAAAGATGCGCCCTGGTACATCATTCCTGCTGATGACAAAAAGAACGCCCGTTTGTTCGTTTCCAGCATTGTGCTCGAAACGCTCGAAGGCTTGAAGCTAACCTATCCCGAAACCAGTCCCGAACGGCACAAGGAGCTGCTCGATATCCGCAAGCGTCTCGAAAATCCGGAGAATGGGAAGTGA
- a CDS encoding NmrA family NAD(P)-binding protein: MHYVITGSLGHIGKPLVTQLCKEGHSVTVISSHVETTKQIEALGAKAAIGTVEDVQFLTETFRGADAVFTMIPPQYEGNDWKAWIVSIGNNYISAIKASGVKQVVNLSSIGAHLVDKCGPVSALAKVELAMDAMSGVNVRHLRPGYFYTNFLDSVQEIKQKGVMSGNYGPDVKMVLVHPADIAEHAAKALKDKYHIGRGFSYIASDEKTPAEIVELIGKAMNKPDLAWVERTDSEELDEMLAVGVPEETAKNYVEMGAALRLGHMSADYFRNRPVMAGWRTFESFLPELVAAAKG, encoded by the coding sequence ATGCATTACGTTATTACCGGTTCACTGGGCCACATTGGCAAACCGCTGGTCACGCAACTCTGCAAAGAGGGGCATTCGGTAACCGTCATCAGCAGCCATGTTGAAACAACAAAACAGATTGAAGCGCTCGGTGCTAAAGCGGCTATCGGCACTGTCGAAGATGTCCAGTTCCTGACCGAAACGTTCCGGGGAGCGGATGCGGTGTTCACCATGATTCCTCCGCAGTACGAAGGCAATGACTGGAAAGCCTGGATCGTCTCGATTGGCAACAATTACATCAGCGCAATCAAAGCCTCTGGCGTGAAACAGGTCGTCAACCTCAGCAGCATCGGTGCGCACCTGGTTGACAAATGCGGTCCGGTCAGCGCTCTCGCGAAAGTCGAGCTTGCGATGGATGCCATGAGCGGGGTAAATGTACGGCACCTTCGTCCAGGCTACTTTTACACCAACTTCCTGGACAGCGTTCAGGAGATCAAGCAGAAAGGCGTCATGAGCGGCAACTACGGCCCTGACGTCAAGATGGTGCTGGTCCACCCTGCCGATATCGCCGAGCACGCCGCCAAAGCGCTAAAGGATAAATACCACATCGGCAGAGGCTTCAGCTACATCGCCAGCGACGAAAAAACTCCAGCCGAAATTGTCGAACTGATCGGCAAGGCGATGAACAAGCCCGATCTCGCCTGGGTCGAGCGCACCGACAGTGAAGAGCTTGACGAAATGCTGGCAGTCGGGGTTCCCGAAGAGACGGCAAAGAACTACGTCGAAATGGGTGCTGCCCTGCGCCTTGGCCACATGAGCGCCGACTATTTCCGTAACCGCCCGGTCATGGCCGGATGGAGAACGTTCGAATCATTCCTTCCCGAGCTTGTAGCTGCCGCTAAAGGATGA
- a CDS encoding SIR2 family NAD-dependent protein deacylase, whose amino-acid sequence MKKINPTAYQRIVFFTGAGMSAESGIPTYRGKGGFWSQCDYEEYACQEAFERQPEKVLHFHELRRQAVLDCEPHEGHRVISGMPETFVITQNIDGMHQRAGSKKVIELHGSLWQLRCEECETMKEDFGREYETLRCDCGCWLRPAITWFGDRLDEVVMQQASEIIASCDLFISIGTSGTVWPAAGFPELARQSGAYCIEINPEPSGATSYHQTIRGKAGRVLPELFARET is encoded by the coding sequence ATGAAAAAGATCAACCCGACAGCATATCAGCGAATTGTCTTCTTTACCGGTGCAGGCATGTCCGCCGAAAGCGGCATTCCCACCTATCGGGGCAAAGGAGGCTTCTGGAGCCAGTGCGACTATGAGGAGTATGCCTGCCAGGAAGCCTTCGAGCGCCAGCCCGAAAAGGTGTTGCATTTTCACGAACTGCGGCGTCAGGCGGTGCTCGATTGCGAGCCGCACGAGGGGCACCGGGTGATCTCCGGAATGCCGGAGACTTTCGTGATTACACAGAATATCGACGGTATGCACCAGCGCGCGGGCTCGAAAAAGGTCATCGAACTGCACGGAAGCCTGTGGCAATTGCGATGCGAGGAGTGTGAAACGATGAAAGAAGATTTCGGGCGAGAGTACGAAACGTTACGATGCGACTGCGGCTGCTGGCTCCGACCCGCAATCACCTGGTTCGGCGACAGGCTCGATGAAGTCGTGATGCAGCAAGCCTCGGAAATCATCGCATCGTGCGATCTGTTCATCAGCATCGGCACCTCGGGAACCGTGTGGCCAGCTGCAGGATTTCCCGAACTTGCCCGGCAATCCGGAGCCTATTGCATTGAAATCAACCCCGAGCCATCGGGCGCAACCAGTTACCACCAAACCATTCGGGGCAAAGCCGGACGCGTGCTGCCAGAGCTGTTTGCGCGGGAAACATAA
- a CDS encoding DsrE family protein, with amino-acid sequence MSMFRKSMTALALTLALLFSFGTSVNTASAEPQATVQSSNKGLFVIVTSDDSMAQMMAMVLSTQTLNQGRSVRVLLCGEAGELALKGSQEKMFKPLNKSPQMLLKGLIAKGVKVEVCPLYLPNTGKQPSDLIAGVTVAKPPVIAAAMAEEGIKLLTY; translated from the coding sequence ATGTCAATGTTCAGAAAGTCGATGACCGCTCTCGCGTTAACTCTTGCCCTTCTTTTTTCGTTTGGCACATCGGTCAATACTGCCTCAGCCGAACCACAGGCTACTGTGCAGAGCAGCAATAAAGGCCTGTTCGTGATCGTCACCTCGGACGATTCCATGGCGCAGATGATGGCAATGGTGCTGTCAACCCAGACCCTCAATCAGGGCCGTTCCGTTCGCGTGCTGCTTTGCGGCGAGGCTGGCGAGCTTGCCCTGAAAGGCAGCCAGGAAAAGATGTTCAAGCCGCTCAACAAGTCACCCCAGATGCTGCTCAAGGGGCTGATCGCCAAAGGCGTCAAAGTCGAGGTTTGCCCGCTTTATCTTCCTAACACAGGCAAGCAGCCGTCGGATCTTATCGCTGGTGTTACCGTTGCCAAACCGCCGGTTATTGCTGCTGCGATGGCTGAAGAGGGCATCAAGCTGTTGACGTACTGA